AGGGGCCAGGAAGACATGCTTTCATAGCACAGTGAAGATACTGTTGGTTAAACTCCAATAAGGTCCGACTGAGTGAGGCTGTGAGGTCTtgccaaacaacagaaacctaaccctgtctTCTCCATGCTTAGGGCTACTGATCCTTGTTGGGGGAAGTTTGCAAATCCTCCCTACACAGTCTTTAATATATAGATTAAATTAAACATCATAACCCAGTCCTGCCTTCACTACCAGGAAAAAAGTTGTGCTACTATTGTATTCAACTCtccattcttcctttccaaaaacCCTGAAACCACATGACATTACAGACTAATTGCAAAGTACATGAGATGCTAATTATCTACTGATAGCATATACATAGTATATGTAACTAGTATCTATGAGGAAAATCTCTGTGTAACATTcagccctaaataaataaataaataaataaataaaacaaaatagcagTTTGGGatctgaatatatttaaataattaccgTGAGGCAGAGATTCTTTTATGCCTACCAAAATTGCcatgtttctctttttgcttaaaTTAGCAGAACTCAAATATTTAACCTGAACTATAGCTGCCTAATCAAAAAACTATATTTCCCAGCCTCTTTTGCTTGCAAGGTCATGTGACTAAGGCCTAGCCAATGAAATACAGGAAGTGTTGAGCTTGAGCGAGACTTCTGGGAAGTCTCCTTAAACAGGGAGAATATACATGTCTTTGCTCCTTCCTCTATTCTGCAAGAACCATGGATGCGAGGGCTAGAGATGTGGTCACCACTGAGGTTTTGAGGACAAGGCTGACGAGGGCTATATCCTAATGGTAGGGGAAGAAAGCCTAGGGTTTGGATGACTTCATCAGGTCCCCTGATGATCAACCTTCAGGTTTCTTctatataagaaagaaagaaacttctacTTTGTTTAAACCACTTGTATTTTAGGATTTGAATTCTATGCCATTAAACCAAAATCTAAGTGATACACTCAAATCTTTACATTCTGCTGCACTATGGTAGCCCAGCTTCCTAAGCGTTTCTCTCCTACCTACATATTATCTTTTTGGTGAGCTTGGTCTCCTTGGTCTCCTCTTTACATTCTGCTGCACTATGGTAGCCCAGCTTCCTAAGCGTTTCTCTCCTACCTACATATTATCTTTTTGGTGAGCTTGGTCTCCTTTGGGCCTCATTTTTCTCCCTGTCACATTTAGTCACATCCTTCCTTGGGTTCCAGTCACCAGTAACATCTTCAAGCTCCTGAGCATAACACACAACTGTACTCCCTGTCCCAGATAAATGGTCATTTTAGGACATGGAATGAAAAGAATTCGTCTGTGGATAGACTGCTTTGGCACAAATTGCTTTTTTGTTCCTTGCCCTCCTGGAACCACCAAGATGGTAGAACAGAACAGTGTGTGCTAGAATTTTCCGGGACTGAGAGGGGAAAGGgtttaatttaaagaaagaatctcCTGGAATTGGGAGACAATATATAGGCTACTAGGACCAGAGAAGGATGGAAGTTATTGGAAGTTTAGACAGTGGAAGTTTCTACTTCCTGGGTGGGGTCCTTGTTGGAGAGATTGCCTGAGATATTGTCAGAGTCAAGCAACTCTACAATGCTGTAGGGGGAACAGTCCTCCAGACCTAGCTTGCTGCACAGCCAGCCACAGAAGCCTTTCTCCATGTCCCGAGCAGCTTGCCACCATGCTCCCCAGGACCATGAGAGCTGGACCACAGCAGCATAGAGGCCCAGGGAAGAGGCCATggccatgatgagcactggatagAAGAGAATGAGGCAGGGGCAACATGAGATCTTGTGCCAGAAGGTCCTCTCCTCATTGTACACAAGGAAGATGTTGTACCAGGTGATCGTGCCATAGTAGAAAGAGACAACAAAAGAGAGGATAAAGACCACAGGCAGACAGACCAGTGTCCAGAGGACCACATGGGGCCCACGATCCGCTCCCATTTGGCAGGCCTTTCTGTCTTCAGGTGTTATCTCCCTTGATGACCCTTTAGGCTTAGTCAATTCTTGCAGCTCCTTCTCTGTTAGTGTGACATGGATGTCCACCATCTGGCCCTTTTTCTTTCCTCGTGTGATGGTGCCAGTTAACGTGACATAGCGGCTGTCCAAGGGCATGTTCCACATCCCTGCAGGGCATCAAGGATGTGACGTTAAGGTCAGAAGAGTGGACATTTAATCACAGGGTCATCATCTGAGCTGGAGGCTGAATACCACAGTTCCTGTTTTTATAGCACCTGGCACAGTCCTGGAGTCAGTGATTATGGGAAGATGAAGTGGGtggacctccctccctccctgatgTTATGACTCCCTCAGGGGACTCTTATTCCACACACGTGGGCTCTGAAGAAACTGTGAAGCAGGTTGACTTGCTTTTCAAGTTCTCTCTCCACTTTGCTGGTCCTCAGTCTTGGCACGATCTCTATAATATGGAGGGGTATGAGGAACTTTGCCATAGACACCAGTTCATAACGACCTTTTTCTAGTGTATAAGTGCGTGAGTATCACTGATGTGTGTGAAGATTGTGCTGCACATGTGTCCTACCGATGGGCAGTGCACTCCCCTTCCCTGCTCATCTCTGTCTCTATGCTTCCTTGAGACGAGGCTTCCTCACATGCCTATGGTCATCTCAGCCCTCATGTCCAAGCTCTGGACACACACACCACACGTATCACACATGTACACTGTCCTCATACACATACCCACacattaccaccaccaccaccaatctGCCGTCCTTTAGTCATCCAGAAGTGACACCAGAACTACTGAAACACAGAAGTCTGTGGCCCCTTGGTATGTGAAATATAGTCTACAAGGGGAGGttgggcggggtgggaggggcgTAGTAGGCTACTGGAGTAGACTCCAGTAGGCTGGAGTCTTTCTTCCATGGCTGGAAGAAGTAGGAAGGTTGTACTGTTCACCCAAAACCTAATGATCTCAAAACCTCCCTCATCTCACTAAACAGTAAATGACACCACCACATCCTTCTCTGTTGCTCCTGTCAAAACTCTAGGAATCATTGCggactcctctctttctctcactccctaCCTCTGATCCATCAGCAAGTTCCAAATCAGACCCAGAATCCAgcctgtcagggcacctgggagggctcagtcaggttaagcatctgccttcagctcaggtcatgggatcaagtcccccatcagggaccgtgcttctccctctgtctgctgctccccctgcttgtgtgtactctctctctctgccaatacaaaaaatatttttaaaaaaagaatccagccTATTTTCCCTAGCTAGCTTTCCTGAGGTCACCCTGGTCCAGGCTTCTACATTAGTGCTATTGTGGCCTCAGGGTTGGGACAGTCTCTTATCAGCTTCTACTCTTGTCCCTTAGAATCCACTCTTTATAAAAAGCCAGAAAGATGGTTTAGAAATAGAGGCTATCTCTCCTTTGCATAAAAGTCCTCCAATGACTTCCATTTGCACTTTAATCAAATCCCAAACTCCTTACTATGACTTGCAAGGCCCAGCATGAACCTCTCCACCACGGCTGCTCGTCTTCCCTGAGAACAGGGGAGTAGGCCAGTGGTGCTTCCATCTTAGGATCTTGGCCTCATTTCATAGTCGGCTCCTTCATTTCGTTCAGATCAGCTCAAGGGCCACTTTCCAGAGATCCTCACATGGCCAGGCGATCTCCTTCCCCACGCCCTCCACTGATCATTTTGCATCACTGTGGTTTACGGTCTTTGCAACTCATACCACTCCCTGAAATTAACTTTGAATGACTGCCTTGTTCACTGTTGGTCTTCCCTTCACTAGAAGGCAAATTGCACAAGAGCAGAGATGTTGCTGGTCTTTTCTACAGTGGGCTTATGTCTTAGAGAACAATCCTGCTACACAATCGATCTACCTTACCCGTCTATTGCTGCATGGTGATGCTTAGTCCGGACACTCCACAGCTCCGTTAGCAGCAACAGGTATTTTCACACATGCATCCTTATGCCCATGGGCCTAAGTTTCATGGGATACTGAGAATTTCTAGAATGTAAGACATGCAATctgaatttaataattattaataaatgtcCCTACGAAGTGGGTAAAACAGAATTCCATTTCCACTGGAGGTACATTGACAGCACAACTATTTTCTCACATTGATGTTATCCTAGTGTACCCAATTTTTGGCCAACCTACACGTAAAGGAATATTACCACTCACTGCTATTGTAATTCAAAGGTTCCTGATTATTATAAAAGTCAACTATTTGCTTCTTTATCTTACATGTATTAAGTAATTAgcatagtcttaaaaaaataaataattagcatAGTCTGCttgtattattaatttttgtgtataaatCGGTCTCTTCGCTTACACTAGGAGTTCAGAAAGGACAGAGATGATCTCTGCATCACTGCGAAGAGAACAAAGTCAATGTTTAATAAATACTGCTGATCTGTAGAATGAAGACTGTGATATCGCCAAAAGAAAGGTatcaataggggtgcctgggtggctcagtgggttaaagcctctgccttcggctcaggtcatgatcccgggatcctgggatcaagccccacatcgggctctctgctcagtggggagcctgcttcctcctctctctctgcctacttgtgatctctgtctgtaaaataaataaataaaatctttaaaaaaaaaaaaagaaagaaaggtgtcAATAAGTCAAAGTAGGTCAGTGAGCCAATCCCTGTCTTCTGGAGAATCCTCATTCCTTCCTGTGGCTTTAGGTAAGTGGCCCCAGAGACTCACCTTCATCTGCAGGATAATCTAGGAAAtcatctccctcctcttctttagGCCGGTCTCCACTTTCTGATTCCCCAGGCCCCTCATCTAGTTTCTCATTTTCTGACCGGTAGATGATGATAGATTCAGGGCGggactctttcctcttctttttcctgcgACCCATTGTGGATTCCCCATCCAGGGCCAAGGCAGCAGCCACAGCCTTCCTCAAAGAGCCCTGGTGGTGAGGGCTTGGGAGCTGGCCCTCGCCTTCTACGGGTGCCAGCTCGTCCATGCTGCTTCTCTTGTCTAGTTATTCCTTGTGAAGAGTCTGACTTCCTTGAGCAAACTCACGATCCGCACAGCACAGAGCTTCTTCCTGAATGGGGCTAAGCAAAGATGTTCCGTCAGTGCGTTTCACAGGAAAGATAGGCAAGCAAAGCCATCAATAGGAAGGAAATAGGATGAGATGGAAAGGGGTCTGGGAGATGATTCTCAACTTGCCCGAAAGCTTCTCCTCGCTTTCCTTCTCATATCACTGTATTTGGGGAATGCTGCAGAAATACTCTTACAAGATTGGATTGTcgtgaataaaattttatttgtattgtaATAATATTTGTGTAATTTATGCAAACTTATAAATTATGCAAAACCCATCAGTTCAGCTGGAAGATGTTGAGTATGAGAAAGTTGGGTGAGAAAGCCTTATAGATAAATGGGATTTAAGAACTACTCTCGCTCCCACCAAACATGACAATTTGGATGGCTGGGGCCAGTAATCCAGTCATCTGGCTGTTGAGTCCTGCAACCATACTCAAAAGGATGAATGGAACTTTTAGAAAACTCCCCAAAGATGGCACAATGTCACCAATCACGTCTACCATGGTATTCTATGAAGAGCACATGCCTCTTGGCTTCTTGTTAGCCCAAGATCCCAGAAAATTCCTGGGTTCTCTCCTATCACATGTGGGGAGACCAGTGGAGAGGATGCATAGTTGCCCactcttaagattctctctcctttctgttctCCAGGTAaaaagaggtggggagagaggagagtctATGTAACATCCTTTAAAGACACTGACTGGCCTGTGATTTGGGTGCATTGAACCATTGAGAAGACAGAAATGCTTTCAATGCTGCTACCAATCAGGGAGAAATTAGCAAATACCCAGTTAGTCAAATTCAGGCAGCTAGTTGCTCAGAtggtcttttttttaagtaatctctaccatacaacatgggactcaaactcacaactcacaaccctgagatcaagagtctcatgttccaccaactgagtcagctAGGTGCCCCACTCATAAGCTTgctagctatttatttatttatttatttatttttaaaagattttatttatttatttgacagacagatcacaagtaggcagagaggcaggcaaagagagagagagagagagagagagagagcgagggaagcaggttccctgccgagcagagagaccgatgtggagctcgatcccaggagcctgagatcatgacccgagccgaaggcagaggctcaacccactgagccacccaggtgcctctcatatgctttttaaaacaacaacagcaaacaagaacaaaaactaaaactcaGAAGCATGTTATTATGGACAGTTTCAAACATACTAAATGGAGGACCTTATTATTATGGAAAGAGGCATCTGTACAAAAGACAGAGAACAACCTTAAGGACCCCTCCATGTCCCTATGATGATAGCTTcaataataatcaaaatattcaTAGCCAACTTATTTAAAGGCAAACCTCAGACACCATTTCATctatttcagtttgtttctctcccATATAAagaatctttgggaaaaaaaaaaaaaagatacccacAATATCATCATACctcattgtttttaaaacaattctttaATATCATCCGATATCCAGTCAGTTCAAATCTCCCTGTTTGTTTAACagtttaaagtctattttctgGAATTGGGATCCCAATAAGGTCTATGCAATGCACACAGATCTTATAAGATGCCTGTTTGTGTGTGGCAGTGCCATCCAGTAGAATTCCTGCATTACACCTCGAATGATGCTAGCGCAACTgaggaaatgctttttttttttttttttttttttttttttaatgaattctaaccaatttaaaaatagccacatgtggctagggACTACACTATCAGACTGGTCCATATGTTTGTCCTCCAATTactttctttccaatttctttgtggaaaaaaaGCAGGTTATTTTCCTTGCAGATTCTCCCAGCCTAGGTTTTGCCGACTGCATTCCCACACGGTGTTCTGAACCACACGTACTTCCTGTACACTGGTAGCTAACTAGGCTCGATCGGATTCAGGTTGGAATGTTTTGGGTTGGTTGTTTTGGCTAGACAGTGTTATAGAGGGCATTTTGTACTTCCATCTGGAGACAAATAATGGcattttggccatttttaaaaatgaaattagtaGCCATTGATAATCATTGTCTAGACCCACTAATTCACTATgagttgcaaaatggtgatattcCACTGGATATCAGGCACTGTGAACAAACTCAGTTTTAAACTTGGTAGAGGAGACAAGCAGCCCTGTTATCATCCATTATTATTACAAATTATACTGGGAAAATATCTTTCTGTCATGACTGTAGTGATAGCTTctattaatatgaaaaatttctGAACTACTTACCTCATAAATTCCCCATTCACAAATAACTGTATTTACAATGAAGAGTTGCTAGATTCTACTACAATCCTtccaccccaggatcctggagaCAGGCTACTCTCCAGTAACTCCAGGTTGCCTTATTCTCAACTTCCAATTCCTCATTTTGTCCCAGTGGTCTCTgagtatttccttcctttcaatcCCACTTGCGTACCCTTTGATTTCTCTTTATCCCCAACAGTGAGGCTTCTTCTCTCATTTGTCTGAAGCGGTCCTAATGTCCAGTGGGCTGGCCCAAACAGgggagcaaaaataaacaaacaacaaattgaACTAGGCTCTAAATGCCACTCAATTCGAAGCAAATCTCATGTCTTAAGATTATCCATCTTTGACATTATCATGTGACAGGGCCAACTCTATATCGTAATTCTTCAAATGCCAAAACACACTCTTTTCCCCTCATCTCAATGCATCTTAAGACCAATGGACTGACTTCTTACCCCAAAGCCTGAGCTACCTTCTGGGCAAGTATCTCTGCCTGATTACCCTTTGTCCAAGTTCTTGTCTTCtacagtttattttcttatatatctcTCCACTGGATTGCAGGCACTTAAATTCCACCACCTTTGTGTCCTGGGCACATAGCCCAGACTGGAATAGAGAGATTTTGACTGACAGAAGTGAAATGTGCCCAGGTAGAATGGGAGGGTTATAGGAAGTCCTCAAGCCTGTCTTTGCCTGGGGTGAGCTAGGCTGTTTGAACAGAAGGCGCATCTTCACCATCTTAGGCAAGGAACTTGCCTATGACATGTTTCAGAACACAAAAATCCAGAGCACAAAGTCTTCCCAAGATAAATTGATTCAGAACACAATGAACCCACCTATTAGAAAGattaaagctcaggtcatgatcccagaatcccaggatcgagtcccacatcgggctcccagctccacggggagtctgcttctccctctgaccttctcccctctcatgatctctctcactctctctctcaagtaaataaataaaatcttaaaaaaaaaaaagattaaagcacCTAAGGGAAGTCAGAATTTGGAACTCAGTGATAAGAATGTTGAATTTGATTTAACACATGCTTGCCTTACTGGTGTCAAGAAGCGCAAACAGTGCTCCCCTACCAAAGGATCCCCAGGGCAGAACGGACAGCCAGTGAAAACGGACTGGAAGAAGAGGCTATGTGTGCATCTCCCTAAGGTTAGAGGTTTATTGTTAAGAATGTGCgtgaattttgaaattctttctaAGATTctgtatttaatataaaaatgttttccctGGTATAAATCCTCTAGTAAAACTGATGCTTGGTAAGTCATACCAAGGTAATTCTATGATGCGGGTGACCTCTGAACGCACCACTTTATATCTACTGTAAGAGTACAAATACCAGAGCTTGAGAgtgtgaaaataaagaaatttcacttaaaatagaCTCAGGAAGGCCTGGCAGGGGAACTCTGATTCACATACCACTCCTTGCAGCCTGCACaaccagcagaaagagaaagttaAGAATTATCTtgacaattgtttttttttttttaagtcttatgtgtttaagtaatctctacattcaacgtgggactcaaacttacaaccctgagatcaagagtctcatgttccaCCATTCCATTATCTGCTTTCAAGAAAAGGAAGATTCCTCCCTGCCTCAGCAATAAGGCACTAACCACTACTTGCAGCCAAAGTGAAACGACCACAGCCTTGATCTCTCTGGTCTTCAGTGAACTTGTGTCCAAAACAACTCTCTCCAATTTCCTCTCAAAACTTAATAAAATCTGATCTTACCTTTGTCTCTTTGGACTTATCTATGGTTCATCACGCATTCATGGAATAATAATCACTCGTTATGGGCTTGTGCAAACCGAATGATGTGTGGTGTTCTAAGTCTTCTGTTTGGTTGGCCACGAACCAAAACAAACAGGGACAGACTGGTGTTAGGTAAAAGGAAGAATTTCTAGATCCCCAGGACAGAATAATAAAACAAGAGTCAAGAGAAGCATTTGTGTCTCCTGTAAAAACAAATGTGACTATCTGGTGAGCTGATGAGGTGTGGGAGGAACAATCTGATCTGTAAGCAAGGAGGGCGATGACCCTTGGAGACCCCATTCAAATCCTTTAGAGGAagtaggaaataataaaaagaactggTGAGCTCCTGGTAATTCACCTTAAGGGTCTGTTCCCTGCCTCCGGTACAGCTAATTTTACACAGGTACTCAGTCAGTGTGTACTAGCAAAACATGTAACTGCCTCTGACTCACCTCAAAACATGATCTgaagggctcctggctggctcagagccccacgttgggtgtagagcttac
Above is a genomic segment from Mustela lutreola isolate mMusLut2 chromosome 3, mMusLut2.pri, whole genome shotgun sequence containing:
- the TMEM169 gene encoding transmembrane protein 169 produces the protein MDELAPVEGEGQLPSPHHQGSLRKAVAAALALDGESTMGRRKKKRKESRPESIIIYRSENEKLDEGPGESESGDRPKEEEGDDFLDYPADEGMWNMPLDSRYVTLTGTITRGKKKGQMVDIHVTLTEKELQELTKPKGSSREITPEDRKACQMGADRGPHVVLWTLVCLPVVFILSFVVSFYYGTITWYNIFLVYNEERTFWHKISCCPCLILFYPVLIMAMASSLGLYAAVVQLSWSWGAWWQAARDMEKGFCGWLCSKLGLEDCSPYSIVELLDSDNISGNLSNKDPTQEVETSTV